The Streptomyces achromogenes DNA segment GATCCGTGCGCGCAGCGTATGGCCGGAGATGCCCTCGAGGAGGCTGATCAGCGTCTCGTTGCCGGTGACGGCCACGATGGCCCGGTGGAAGGCCACGTCGTGGGCGTTGAGCCGCTCCACGTCCTCGCGCGCTTCCCGCATGGTGTCCAGATGCCGCTTCACCTCCGCCAGTCCGGCCTCCGACAGTCGGGTGGCGGCCAGGGCGGTGGCGGCGGGCTCCAGCAGGCGTCGGACCTCCATGAGGTCCAGCACGGCGGCGGGGTCGCCCTGGAGCAGTTCCACCGCCCCGCCGAGCCCTTCCAGCAGCAGGCTCGGCTGCAGACTGGTGACATAGGTGCCGTCGCCCCGTCTGACCTCCAGCACGCGTGCCACGGAGAGCGCCTTGACCGCCTCGCGGGCGAGGTTGCGGGAGAGCCCGAGCTGGGACGCCAGCTCCGGCTCGGGGGGCAGCTTGGCGCCGGGAGGAAGCGCTCCGGAGGCGATGAGCTCGCGGATCTGCGCGATGGCCTTGTCGGTCAGGGACATTGAGGGCTCCGTTCCGCGGCCGGAGCGTGAACGCCGTCGGGGACGGGCACGTCATCCCTGAGGAGTTCTCGGGCGCGCAGGTCGTCCCACAGGGCGCCGGGGACGGTGCTCATGTGCAAGTGCGCGTTACGCGCGACCTGTTCGGCGTTGCGCATGCCGAGGGTGACGTTGACGACGGCGGGGTGCGTGAGAGGGAAGGCGATCGCGGCGGCGGGGAGGGTGGTGCCGTGGGCGGTGCAGACGTCGGCGATGGCGCGGGCGCGGGCGACGAGGTGGGGCGGGGCGTCCTGGTAGTCGTACTTCATGCCGTCGGCGGGGCGGTCGCGGGAGAGGAGGCCGGAGTTGAAGACGCCGACGGCGACGACGCTTTTGCCGTGTTCCTCGGCGGCGGGCAGGACGTCGTCGAGGGCGGACTGGTCGAGGAGGGTGTAGCGGCCGGCGAGCATGACGACGTCGGCGGGGGTCTCGCGCAGGAAGCGGGCGAGCATGGCCGACTGGTTCATGCCGGCGCCGATCGCGCCGAGGACGCCCTGGTCGCGCAGGTCGGCGAGGGCGGGCATGGCTTCGTCGGCGGCCTGCCGCCAGTGGTCGTCGGGGTCGTGCAGGTAGACGAGGTCCAGTCGGTCCAGGCCGGTGCGTTCCAGGGACGCCTCGATGGAGCGCAGCACGCCGTCGCGGCTGAAGTCCCACTGGCGGCGCAGGTCGTCGCGGACGACGAAACCCTCAGAGTCGACGCCGCGGGGGTCCTCGTTGGGGACGAGGAGCCGGCCGACCTTCGAGGAGACGACGTACGCGTCGCGGGGGCGGCGGTGCAGAGCGGCACCCAGGCGCTGTTCGGACAGGCCGAGACCGTAGTGCGGTGCGGTGTCGAAGTAGCGGATGCCGGCGTCCCAGGCGGTGTCGAGAGCGGCGGCGGCGTCCGCGGCCGGCGTGGTCCGGTACAGGTTGCCGATCACGGAGGCGCCGAAGCCGAGCTCGGTGAGTTCGACGCCGGTGCGGTGGATCTTTCGGCGGTGCAAGGTGTGCTCCTCGGGTGCGGATCGGCGTGGGTCAGCGTCGGACGTGGGCCGTGGCGCCCTCGAGGAGTGCCTCGACCTCGGTGAGGGTGGCCATGGAGACGTCTCCTGGGGTGGTCATGGCGAGGGCGCCGTGAGCGGTGCCGTAGGCGACGGCGCGCTCCAGCGAGGCGTCGGTGAGCAGGCCGTGGATGAGGCCCGCGGCGAAGGCGTCGCCGGAGCCGATGCGGTCCAGGACGTGCAGGCCGGGCATCCGCGGGCCGGTCACCGGGCCGGTGCCGGGTGACCAGGCGGCCGCGGACCAGTCGTTGATCCCGGCCGAGGGCACCCCGCGCAGGGTGGTGGCCAGCACCTTCGCCCCCGGCAGCAGCGCGGCGAGCGCGGCGAGCGCGTCGGGCGCCTCCGCCTCCGCCAGGCGCACGGCTCCGGGACGGGCGCCCGCCAGGCCCAGGGCCCCCACGACCACGTCGGCATGCTGGGCGAGCCGCAGGTCCACCTCGCGGGCCCGGTCCGCCCCGCCCCGCCCGGCCCACAGACTGGGGCGGTAGTTGGGGTCGTAGGAGACGGTGACGCCGTGGCGGCGGGCGGCAGCCATCGCCTCGTCGGCGACGTCGACGGTGGTGTCGGACAGGCCGGCGAAGACGCCGCCGGTGTGCAGCCAGCGCACCCCGCCCGAGAACACCGCGTCCCAGTCGACGTCGCCCCTGCGCAGCTGGGAGACGGCGGTGTGCGCGCGGTCGCTGACGCCCAGCGCGCCACGGACGCCGTACCCGCGCTCGACGAAGTTCAGGCCGTTGCGGGCGCTGCGGCCGATGCCGTCGTCGGGGACCCAGCGGATGAGCGAGGCGTCGACGCCGCCCTGCAGGATCAGGTCCTCGACCAGGCGGCCGACCGCGTTGTCAGCCAGGGCGGTGACCACCGCGGTGCGGTGTCCGAAGCAGCGGCGCAGCCCGCGGACGACGTTGTACTCGCCGCCGCCCTCCCAGACCTGGAAGGTGCGGGCCGTACGGATCCTGCCCTCGCCGGGGTCGAAGCGCAGCATCACCTCGCCGAGGGCGATCACGTCGGTCACGGCGCGCTCCTTTCCACGGCCTCGGCGGTCAGCCGGCGGATCTCGTCGTAAGCGCCGCGCTTCAGGTGGCCCGGGGTGGCGATCCAGCTCCCGCCCACGGCCAGGACCGCCGGGTGGTCGAGGTAGGCGGACAGTCGGTCCGGGCCGATGCCGCCGGTCGGCACGAAGCGCGCCCGGGGGAAGGGGGCCGCGAGCGCGCGGAGCATGGCAGGGCCGCCGAGCGGTTCGGCGGGGAACAGCTTGACCGTGTCCACGCCTGCCTTCAGCGCGCGCATCAGCTCGGTCGCGCTCGCCACGCCGGGCACGACCGGCACCCCCAGCGCGCGGCCCGCGTCGATGACGTCGTTGTCGAAGCCGGGGGAGACGAGGAAGCGGGCGCCGGCCGCCACGGCCCGCTCGGCCTGCTCGCGGGTGAGGACGGTGCCGGCGCCGACGGCCAGGCCGCCGTGCGCCGCCATCGCCTGCACCACGCGCTCGGCGTCCGGGGTGCGGAAGGTGACCTCGGCGCAGCGGGCGCCGCCCGCCGCGAGGGCGTCGGCCAGGGGGCCTGCGCTCGCGGCGGACGGCACGGTGAGCACGGGCAGGAGACGGGCCCCTGCCAGGACGGCGCTCAGGTCGGTGGCGGTCATCGGCCGAGCCATCCGCCGTCGACGGGGAGGGTGATGCCGTGGACGTAGGCGGCGGCGTCGGAGGCGAGGAAGACGGTGGCGCCGGCGAGGTCGTCGGCGTTGCCCCAGCGTGCGGCGGGGATGCGGTCGAGGATGGCGGTGCTGCGGGCGGGGTCGTCGCGCAGGGCCTGGGTGTTGTCGGTGGCGATGTAGCCGGGGGCGATGGCGTTGACGTTGACGCCGTGGGGGGCCCATTCGTTGGCGAGGGCTTTGGTGAGGCCGGCGATGCCGTGTTTGGCGGCGGTGTAGCCGGGCACGGTGATGCCGCCCTGGTAGCTGAGGAGGGAGGCGGTGAAGATGATTTTGCCGTGGCCGCGGGCGGTCATGGCGGCGCCGACGGCGCGGGTGAGGGCGAACTGGGCGGTGAGGTTGACCTGGAGCACCAGGTCCCAGTCGGCGTCGGTGTGCTGGGCGGCGGGGGTGCGGCGGATGGTGCCGGCGTTGTTGACGAGGATGTCGACGGGCCGTTCGCGTCCGGCGAGGTCTGCGCCGAGGGCGCGGACGGCCGCCGGGTCGGCGAAGTCGGTGCGGATGGCCTCGAAGGCGCGGCCGGCGGCGGTGACGTCCTTTTCGACGTCGCTGCCGGTCTCCTCCAGCGAGGCGCTCACCCCGATGACGTCGGCGCCGGCCTGGGCGAGTGCGCGGGCCATGGCGCGGCCGATGCCGCGGCGGGCTCCGGTGACCACGGCGAGTCTGCCGGTGAGGTCGAAGGCG contains these protein-coding regions:
- a CDS encoding bifunctional 4-hydroxy-2-oxoglutarate aldolase/2-dehydro-3-deoxy-phosphogluconate aldolase — protein: MTATDLSAVLAGARLLPVLTVPSAASAGPLADALAAGGARCAEVTFRTPDAERVVQAMAAHGGLAVGAGTVLTREQAERAVAAGARFLVSPGFDNDVIDAGRALGVPVVPGVASATELMRALKAGVDTVKLFPAEPLGGPAMLRALAAPFPRARFVPTGGIGPDRLSAYLDHPAVLAVGGSWIATPGHLKRGAYDEIRRLTAEAVERSAP
- a CDS encoding sugar kinase, with product MTDVIALGEVMLRFDPGEGRIRTARTFQVWEGGGEYNVVRGLRRCFGHRTAVVTALADNAVGRLVEDLILQGGVDASLIRWVPDDGIGRSARNGLNFVERGYGVRGALGVSDRAHTAVSQLRRGDVDWDAVFSGGVRWLHTGGVFAGLSDTTVDVADEAMAAARRHGVTVSYDPNYRPSLWAGRGGADRAREVDLRLAQHADVVVGALGLAGARPGAVRLAEAEAPDALAALAALLPGAKVLATTLRGVPSAGINDWSAAAWSPGTGPVTGPRMPGLHVLDRIGSGDAFAAGLIHGLLTDASLERAVAYGTAHGALAMTTPGDVSMATLTEVEALLEGATAHVRR
- a CDS encoding SDR family oxidoreductase, whose protein sequence is MNAFDLTGRLAVVTGARRGIGRAMARALAQAGADVIGVSASLEETGSDVEKDVTAAGRAFEAIRTDFADPAAVRALGADLAGRERPVDILVNNAGTIRRTPAAQHTDADWDLVLQVNLTAQFALTRAVGAAMTARGHGKIIFTASLLSYQGGITVPGYTAAKHGIAGLTKALANEWAPHGVNVNAIAPGYIATDNTQALRDDPARSTAILDRIPAARWGNADDLAGATVFLASDAAAYVHGITLPVDGGWLGR
- a CDS encoding FadR/GntR family transcriptional regulator translates to MSLTDKAIAQIRELIASGALPPGAKLPPEPELASQLGLSRNLAREAVKALSVARVLEVRRGDGTYVTSLQPSLLLEGLGGAVELLQGDPAAVLDLMEVRRLLEPAATALAATRLSEAGLAEVKRHLDTMREAREDVERLNAHDVAFHRAIVAVTGNETLISLLEGISGHTLRARIWRGLVDTRAAGRTLAEHEAIYTALASREVSLAHAAALLHVSNTEQWLREHLKSTQALTTATAFP
- a CDS encoding aldo/keto reductase; amino-acid sequence: MHRRKIHRTGVELTELGFGASVIGNLYRTTPAADAAAALDTAWDAGIRYFDTAPHYGLGLSEQRLGAALHRRPRDAYVVSSKVGRLLVPNEDPRGVDSEGFVVRDDLRRQWDFSRDGVLRSIEASLERTGLDRLDLVYLHDPDDHWRQAADEAMPALADLRDQGVLGAIGAGMNQSAMLARFLRETPADVVMLAGRYTLLDQSALDDVLPAAEEHGKSVVAVGVFNSGLLSRDRPADGMKYDYQDAPPHLVARARAIADVCTAHGTTLPAAAIAFPLTHPAVVNVTLGMRNAEQVARNAHLHMSTVPGALWDDLRARELLRDDVPVPDGVHAPAAERSPQCP